Proteins encoded by one window of Chryseobacterium foetidum:
- a CDS encoding DUF6702 family protein, whose protein sequence is MRKILYLTAVLALVSLMSFTVFDFYSSMTKADYIEGSKTLKFTSKINTGHISDAIKINRNTAGFEAEVKKYVNNNFDVYVNGSPKTLTFTGSQVSGETVWVYFEANGISDVNTLKIKNTILLGAFPKQINLVNIAYKGSQKTMNFQRGKEVNEVDF, encoded by the coding sequence ATGAGAAAAATTTTATATTTAACAGCAGTTTTAGCGTTGGTTTCTCTGATGAGTTTTACAGTTTTTGACTTTTACTCTTCAATGACCAAAGCAGATTATATCGAAGGCAGTAAAACTTTAAAATTTACCTCAAAAATAAATACCGGTCACATTTCTGATGCCATAAAAATCAACAGAAACACCGCCGGATTTGAAGCTGAAGTAAAGAAATATGTGAATAACAATTTCGATGTGTACGTCAACGGATCGCCAAAAACGCTCACTTTCACAGGGAGCCAGGTGAGCGGAGAAACAGTTTGGGTGTATTTTGAAGCCAATGGAATTTCGGATGTAAATACACTTAAAATAAAAAATACAATCTTACTCGGAGCATTTCCGAAACAGATCAATCTGGTCAACATCGCCTACAAAGGAAGTCAGAAAACAATGAATTTCCAGCGAGGCAAAGAAGTTAACGAAGTTGATTTCTAA
- a CDS encoding LOG family protein, producing MGIEGSRDESLQNPEFDINETKLHNSLKDKTWDETITKDSWMVFKVMAEFVNGYEKMAKIGPCVSIFGSARLQPESKYYNMAVEIAEKITKIGFGVITGGGPGIMEAGNKGAFNAQGKSIGLNIDLPFEQHFNPYINKMYSLNFDYFFVRKVMFIKYSQGFIVMPGGFGTLDELTEALTLIQTNKIGKFPIVLVGSEFWGGLLDWFKETLLKEKMISEPDLDLYRVVDTADEAVAHIKAFYDKYSVNVNF from the coding sequence ATGGGAATTGAAGGAAGCAGGGATGAAAGTTTACAAAACCCTGAATTTGATATTAACGAAACAAAACTGCACAACAGCCTGAAAGATAAAACTTGGGACGAAACCATTACCAAAGACAGCTGGATGGTTTTCAAGGTGATGGCAGAGTTTGTGAATGGCTACGAAAAAATGGCAAAAATAGGACCCTGTGTTTCTATTTTTGGTTCTGCAAGACTGCAGCCGGAAAGCAAATATTATAATATGGCAGTTGAAATTGCCGAAAAGATTACCAAAATTGGCTTTGGAGTAATTACCGGTGGCGGTCCGGGAATTATGGAAGCAGGAAATAAAGGAGCTTTCAACGCTCAGGGAAAATCGATCGGTTTGAATATCGATTTGCCTTTTGAGCAACATTTCAATCCGTACATCAATAAAATGTATTCTCTGAATTTTGATTATTTCTTTGTGAGAAAAGTGATGTTCATCAAATATTCACAGGGATTTATTGTGATGCCTGGAGGTTTTGGAACTTTGGATGAACTTACTGAAGCTTTAACTTTAATCCAAACCAATAAGATCGGGAAATTTCCAATTGTTTTGGTTGGTTCCGAATTTTGGGGTGGCTTATTAGACTGGTTTAAAGAAACTTTACTGAAAGAAAAAATGATTTCTGAGCCCGATCTCGATCTTTACCGCGTGGTAGATACTGCTGACGAGGCTGTTGCGCATATAAAAGCTTTTTACGACAAGTATTCGGTGAACGTAAACTTCTGA
- a CDS encoding nucleotidyltransferase family protein, which translates to MKVLIFAAGKGTRLKPFTDHHPKALAKVNDVPILERNIKYLQSFGINDFVINVHHFGNQIVDFLKANNNFNAKIEISDESEELLETGGGLVFAKRFLDHGEDFIIMNADILTEININDLVEYHKKMKDFATLAVSDRESSRKLFFNDDFVLRGWLNVQTGEQRLAEFNKGFKPFAFSGVHCINPVIFNKIKRKGKFSVMEEYLDLMHTEQIHGFLHDSILIDVGRPESVIEAEKYFK; encoded by the coding sequence ATGAAGGTACTTATTTTTGCAGCTGGGAAAGGCACCCGCTTGAAACCTTTTACAGATCATCATCCAAAGGCTCTGGCGAAGGTGAATGATGTTCCGATTTTGGAAAGGAATATTAAATATTTACAGAGTTTTGGTATTAACGATTTTGTAATCAACGTTCATCATTTTGGAAATCAGATTGTTGATTTTTTAAAAGCAAATAATAATTTCAATGCTAAAATTGAGATTTCGGACGAGTCTGAAGAACTTCTCGAAACCGGCGGTGGATTGGTCTTTGCCAAAAGATTTTTAGACCACGGCGAAGATTTTATTATTATGAATGCAGACATCCTTACAGAAATCAACATCAATGATTTGGTAGAATACCACAAAAAGATGAAAGATTTTGCTACTTTAGCGGTATCAGATCGGGAGAGTTCAAGAAAATTATTCTTTAATGATGATTTTGTGTTGAGAGGATGGCTTAATGTACAGACAGGCGAACAGCGTCTTGCTGAATTTAACAAAGGCTTTAAGCCGTTTGCATTCAGCGGAGTTCATTGTATTAATCCAGTGATTTTTAACAAGATAAAAAGGAAAGGCAAATTTTCTGTAATGGAGGAATATCTCGACTTGATGCATACAGAACAGATCCACGGATTTTTACATGACAGTATTTTAATCGATGTCGGCAGACCGGAATCTGTAATCGAAGCTGAAAAATATTTTAAATAA
- a CDS encoding RapZ C-terminal domain-containing protein, producing MLHIDIHSFSYKKGGIPKDDSGNGGGFTFDCRGILNPGRVEEYKIQTGNDIGVQEYLETKTDMPKFLELVKSMVSINIDNYLGRGFENLQINFGCTGGQHRSVYSAIKIAHFIEEKYGEQVEISLHHDEQHQLNNK from the coding sequence ATGCTACACATAGACATTCACAGTTTTTCATACAAAAAGGGTGGAATTCCCAAAGACGACAGCGGTAACGGCGGAGGTTTTACCTTCGATTGCCGCGGAATTTTAAACCCCGGAAGAGTGGAAGAATATAAAATCCAAACCGGCAATGACATCGGCGTTCAGGAATATCTGGAAACAAAAACAGACATGCCTAAATTTCTTGAGCTGGTAAAAAGCATGGTTTCTATCAACATCGACAATTATTTAGGGAGAGGTTTTGAAAATCTACAAATTAATTTCGGATGCACCGGAGGACAGCACAGATCGGTATATTCTGCCATAAAAATTGCTCACTTTATCGAAGAAAAATATGGCGAACAGGTAGAAATCAGCCTGCACCACGACGAGCAGCATCAACTAAATAATAAATGA
- a CDS encoding GxxExxY protein codes for MTKKEVTQLSYEITGYAIKVHKSLGAGLLESIYEKCLVHELLRNGYDVKQQVRVPIIYEDIIIDADLKVDLLINDCIVVQLKAVEEILAIHEAQLLTYMKILKKPQGLLINFFTNNITKSLRPFVNEYFKTLPD; via the coding sequence ATGACGAAAAAAGAGGTAACACAATTATCTTACGAAATTACAGGTTATGCAATAAAAGTTCATAAATCATTAGGTGCGGGACTTCTTGAAAGCATTTATGAAAAATGTTTAGTGCATGAGCTGCTTAGAAACGGTTATGATGTAAAGCAGCAAGTGCGCGTTCCTATTATTTATGAAGATATAATAATTGATGCAGATTTGAAAGTTGACCTTTTGATCAATGATTGTATCGTGGTGCAATTGAAAGCTGTAGAGGAGATTTTAGCAATACATGAAGCACAATTACTGACTTACATGAAGATTTTGAAGAAGCCACAAGGTCTCCTGATAAACTTCTTTACAAATAATATCACTAAATCATTGAGACCATTCGTAAATGAATATTTTAAAACATTACCTGATTAA
- a CDS encoding aminoglycoside phosphotransferase family protein has translation MTQEQAKYFFENHFGQPADDFTVLAQSGSARVNFKASNADGDYIITFNENLRENEAFLYFSEIFQNLNLNTPKIFAVSDDRRLYIQEFLGTKTFSDIIAEEGLSERVQSLVKQTLQKLFELQIKTEDKIDYSQTFEYESYDELPVMHDLYYFKNFIADVLDLEYHKSTLLKEFKEITKLIGNLEPNGLMIRDFQARNIMVNDAGQVSFIDYQSAMKGPLMYDVISFLFQAKANFPENFKNEMLDFYINQFENEETKFQLKNSVKPIQLMRFLQVLGAYGLRGLVQRKSHFISSLEKGIQNITEFSENWDEMKNYPELKNVVTQLSSEKTRLQIDGILKH, from the coding sequence ATGACTCAGGAACAAGCAAAATATTTTTTCGAAAACCATTTCGGCCAGCCCGCAGATGACTTTACAGTTTTAGCTCAAAGCGGTTCCGCAAGAGTGAATTTCAAGGCTTCAAATGCCGACGGAGACTACATTATTACCTTCAACGAAAATCTTAGGGAAAACGAAGCGTTTCTGTATTTTTCTGAGATTTTTCAGAATTTAAATTTAAATACTCCTAAGATTTTTGCCGTTTCGGATGACCGAAGGCTCTACATTCAGGAATTTTTAGGAACAAAAACCTTCTCCGACATCATCGCCGAAGAAGGCCTTTCGGAAAGAGTACAAAGTTTGGTAAAGCAAACGCTTCAAAAGCTTTTTGAACTTCAAATTAAAACTGAAGACAAGATTGATTACTCTCAAACTTTTGAGTACGAAAGCTACGATGAACTTCCTGTAATGCACGATCTCTATTATTTCAAAAACTTCATCGCAGACGTTCTTGATTTGGAATATCACAAGTCAACCTTGCTGAAAGAATTTAAGGAAATTACAAAACTTATCGGAAATCTTGAGCCAAACGGTTTGATGATTCGTGATTTTCAGGCAAGAAATATTATGGTGAATGATGCAGGTCAGGTTTCATTTATTGATTACCAGTCTGCCATGAAAGGACCTTTGATGTACGATGTTATTTCATTTTTATTTCAGGCAAAAGCTAATTTCCCTGAGAATTTTAAAAATGAAATGCTTGATTTCTACATCAACCAATTTGAAAATGAAGAAACAAAATTTCAACTAAAGAATTCGGTAAAACCCATTCAGCTGATGAGATTTTTACAGGTTTTGGGCGCTTACGGGTTAAGAGGATTGGTTCAGAGAAAATCACACTTTATCTCCAGCTTAGAAAAAGGAATTCAAAACATCACCGAATTCTCAGAAAACTGGGACGAAATGAAAAATTACCCTGAGTTGAAAAATGTAGTTACACAACTCAGTTCTGAAAAGACAAGGTTACAAATTGATGGAATTTTGAAACATTAA
- the xrtF gene encoding exosortase family protein XrtF — protein sequence MLKDFKPVLGILLRFIIIYVVFILTYQFYLNSFQAEGLDPYSRMVANQAAFLQNKLGYATLLYNDVPNEQVWFYVKEKYVSRMVEGCNAISVIILFMAFVFAFYKGAKTFVFTLEGFVFLYIMNVLRIVGLNIVVRDHPQYSKIGHDYVFPAIIYGSVVILWLVWIKFFALKK from the coding sequence ATGCTAAAGGACTTTAAACCTGTACTCGGTATTCTGCTGCGTTTCATCATTATTTATGTGGTGTTTATTTTGACGTATCAGTTTTATCTGAACAGTTTTCAGGCGGAAGGTCTTGATCCTTATTCCCGAATGGTTGCCAATCAGGCGGCTTTTCTGCAAAATAAACTTGGGTATGCTACACTTTTGTATAATGATGTGCCGAATGAACAGGTCTGGTTTTATGTAAAAGAAAAATATGTAAGCAGAATGGTGGAAGGTTGCAATGCGATTTCAGTAATCATTTTGTTTATGGCGTTCGTATTTGCATTTTATAAAGGTGCGAAGACATTTGTTTTTACACTGGAAGGTTTTGTTTTTCTGTACATAATGAATGTTTTGAGAATTGTGGGACTGAATATTGTGGTGAGAGATCATCCGCAGTACAGCAAGATTGGGCATGATTATGTTTTTCCAGCAATTATATATGGTTCTGTAGTGATTCTTTGGCTGGTTTGGATTAAATTTTTTGCTCTAAAGAAATGA